A portion of the Parasteatoda tepidariorum isolate YZ-2023 chromosome 5, CAS_Ptep_4.0, whole genome shotgun sequence genome contains these proteins:
- the LOC107436682 gene encoding transmembrane inner ear expressed protein: MKQQTIMDRILEKKTALFETVSFSFVGFCLGHECPDEVGKQPTNPDPGWMESEVIAGFRVWQILFLIGAGICTLVIVACCFKRCRIPRTRQEIEANHKRYQITLLFRSYLDRVPCEEIDLMWALDVVKEAAEKRRSKRKKKKVQFPDDVTNKSGEDGSLEQTEEEESEDVDRPKKPQTLAEKIKGIFIRRPPIEFSDDESNQFSNSLENCSL; the protein is encoded by the exons ATGAAACAGCAGACGATAATGGATAGAATTCTGGAAAAGAAAACTGCTTTGTTTGAAACTGTATCGTTTTCATTTGTTGGTTTCTGTCTTGGTCAT gAGTGCCCGGATGAAGTGGGAAAGCAACCGACGAATCCTGATCCAGGATGGATGGAGAGTGAAGTTATAGCTGGCTTCAGAGTTTGGCAAATTCTATTCCTCATTGGAGCTGGAATCTGTACTCTCG TGATTGTCGCCTGCTGTTTTAAACGGTGTCGAATTCCACGGACACGCCAAGAAATCGAAGCGAATCACAAAAGATATCAAATCACTCTTTTGTTCAGGTCATATTTAGACAGAGTTCCTTGTGAAGAAATCGATCTAATGTGgg cGCTGGATGTTGTTAAAGAAGCAGCTGAGAAGCGGAGAtcgaagaggaaaaaaaagaaagtgcaGTTTCCAGACGATGTGACAAACAAGTCGGGAGAAGACGGCAGTTTAGAACAAACGGAAGAAGAGGAATCGGAAGATGTGGATCGACCAAAGAAGCCTCAAACGCTTGCTGAGAAGATCAAAGGAATTTTCATCAGGCGTCCTCCAATAGAATTCAGTGACGATGAATCAAACCAGTTCAGCAATAGTTTGGAAAACTGCTCGCTCTGA